In Nostoc sp. CENA543, a single genomic region encodes these proteins:
- a CDS encoding BrnT family toxin, translating into MDVYFVLNSVTFVWNEEKARINPINHDGVTFQQAAEAFFDPFLVVVDASRNHEERDAVIGLDKRWNLLYVVYIERENDMIRIISARKATRKEREYYEN; encoded by the coding sequence ATGGATGTGTATTTCGTGCTGAATAGTGTCACTTTCGTTTGGAACGAGGAAAAAGCTCGGATAAATCCGATTAATCATGATGGTGTGACATTCCAGCAAGCCGCAGAAGCATTTTTCGATCCGTTCTTAGTGGTTGTTGATGCAAGTCGCAATCATGAAGAAAGAGATGCTGTTATTGGCTTAGACAAGCGGTGGAATCTTCTTTACGTCGTCTATATTGAGCGTGAGAATGACATGATTCGGATTATTTCGGCTCGTAAAGCCACGCGCAAGGAGCGAGAATATTATGAAAACTGA
- a CDS encoding YgiT-type zinc finger protein, translated as MKLLSLRARFMYGYRCEYCEGTVQSRTVKREAFKHRDGFVILEDVTIGVCDTCGNRYYSADILHTVHAVATGIKSPERTEQIPVSHLESA; from the coding sequence ATGAAGTTACTGAGCTTGAGGGCTAGGTTTATGTATGGATATAGATGTGAATATTGTGAAGGAACTGTACAATCTCGAACAGTTAAGCGTGAAGCCTTTAAACATAGGGATGGTTTTGTCATTCTTGAAGATGTGACGATAGGCGTGTGTGATACCTGTGGAAATCGCTACTACTCAGCCGATATTCTTCATACGGTTCATGCTGTAGCAACTGGAATAAAATCCCCTGAAAGAACCGAACAAATTCCGGTTTCCCATCTAGAATCAGCATAA
- a CDS encoding DUF433 domain-containing protein: MVAIVDIGSLIVITPGVAGGRPCIAGTRMTVQNIIMDFQAGLSPQDIVTEYPHLSLAQVYAALAYYYANQEAMEQEIAQYQAECQALETQWMSGNIA; encoded by the coding sequence ATGGTAGCAATAGTTGATATTGGCAGCTTAATTGTCATAACACCTGGAGTTGCTGGGGGTCGTCCTTGCATTGCTGGTACACGTATGACAGTGCAAAATATTATCATGGATTTTCAAGCTGGCTTATCTCCTCAAGATATTGTGACAGAGTATCCACACTTATCCTTGGCGCAAGTTTATGCCGCGCTTGCCTATTATTACGCTAATCAGGAAGCTATGGAACAAGAAATTGCTCAATATCAAGCAGAATGCCAAGCTTTAGAAACACAGTGGATGTCAGGTAATATTGCGTGA
- a CDS encoding DUF5615 family PIN-like protein: MSKVCFYLDEDAGKKSLVNALRNAGVDVISTAEIDRLGSSDENQLIWATEQNRVIYSFNVGDFCRLHNAYLEQQKKHSGIVVAAKQSYSIGEQLRGLLKLVESMKAEDMENQVVFLRKYIES, translated from the coding sequence GTGAGTAAAGTATGCTTTTATTTAGATGAAGATGCTGGCAAGAAATCCCTAGTTAATGCCTTACGCAATGCTGGGGTTGACGTAATTAGCACGGCTGAAATAGATAGACTAGGCTCATCTGATGAAAATCAACTAATCTGGGCAACAGAACAGAATCGGGTGATTTATAGTTTCAATGTTGGCGATTTTTGTCGATTGCATAACGCTTATCTTGAACAGCAAAAAAAGCATTCAGGTATTGTAGTTGCTGCTAAACAGAGCTATTCAATTGGTGAGCAGTTGCGAGGGTTGCTAAAGTTGGTAGAAAGTATGAAAGCTGAGGATATGGAAAATCAAGTGGTTTTTCTGAGAAAATATATTGAATCTTAA